From a single Brassica rapa cultivar Chiifu-401-42 chromosome A01, CAAS_Brap_v3.01, whole genome shotgun sequence genomic region:
- the LOC103866775 gene encoding uncharacterized protein LOC103866775 gives MAVSSSSPAIIFAVTVLMLLTVSSVKLPFHPRDLLPLLPRQLSWPLLNSLNSAVDLLPTYIGAASIKNDAVEWKGACFYENKAWLELNNKSGSEFGGGTLHIKVDKAHSWTCMDIYVFVTPYRVTWDWYFISREHTMEFSEWEGKAEYEYVKQKGVSIFLMEAGMVGTLRALWDVFPLFTNTGWGENSNIAFLEKHMGANFYARPQPWVTNITTDEIHSGDMLAISKIRGRWGGFETLEKWVSGAYAGHTAVCLRDSDGKLWVGESGNENEKGEDVIAVLPWEEWWEFEQTKDDANPHIALLPLHPDYRARFNVTAAWEYARSMDGKPYGYHNLIFSWIDTISGNYPPPLDAHLVASVMTVWSKIQPDYAANMWNEALNKRLGTEGLDLPDVLVEVEKRGSSFDELLAVPEQDEWIYSDGKSTSCIAFILEMYKEGGLFDPISSSIQVTEFTIKDAYMLKFFENNASRLPTWCNDNDDVKLPYCQILGKYRMELPDYNTMEPYPHMNEHCPSLPPKYHRPKNC, from the exons ATGgcggtttcttcttcttctccggccATCATCTTCGCCGTTACCGTCCTGATGCTTCTCACCGTCTCATCCGTCAAATTACCATTTCACCCTCGGGACCTTCTCCCGCTCTTGCCCAGGCAACTCTCCTGGCCGCTTCTCAACTCTCTCAACTCCGCCGTCGACCTCCTCCCCACTTACATAGGCGCCGCTTCTATTAAAAACGACGCCGTGGAGTGGAAAGGTGCTTGCTTTTACGAGAACAAGGCTTGGTTGGAGCTCAATAACAAGTCCGGTTCCGAGTTTGGCGGCGGTACACTTCACATTAAG gttgaCAAGGCACATAGTTGGACTTGCATGGATATTTATGTCTTTGTGACACCATATCGTGTGACATGGGATTGGTACTTTATTTCAAGGGAGCACACCATGGAGTTCAGTGAGTGGGAAGGAAAAGCTGAGTATGAATAT GTTAAGCAGAAAGGAGTTTCGATATTCCTCATGGAAGCAGGGATGGTGGGAACTCTCCGAGCACTGTGGGATGTCTTCCCTCTCTTTACCAACACCGGTTGGGGGGAGAACTCTAATATCGCGTTTCTTGAGAAGCATATGGGTGCTAATTTCTATGCTCGTCCTCAGCCTTGGGTTACTAACATTACTACCGATGAAATCCACTCTGGAGACATGCTAGCCATCTCAAAGATCCGTGGGCGGTGGGGTGGGTTTGAGACTCTTGAGAAGTGGGTAAGCGGAGCTTATGCTGGCCACACTGCTGTCTGTTTGAGGGATTCTGATGGGAAACTATGGGTTGGTGAATCCGGTAATGAAAATGAGAAG GGAGAAGATGTAATAGCGGTATTGCCATGGGAAGAGTGGTGGGAGTTTGAACAAACCAAGGATGACGCAAATCCTCATATTGCATTGCTACCGTTGCATCCTGATTATCGAGCCAGGTTTAATGTTACAGCTGCATGGGAATATGCTCGCAGCATGGATGGTAAACCGTATGGCTATCACAACTTGATCTTTAGCTGGATCGATACCATTAGCGGGAACTACCCACCTCCTCTGGATGCTCATCTT gttGCTTCTGTCATGACGGTTTGGAGCAAAATCCAGCCTGATTATGCTGCTAATATGTGGAATGAAGCCCTTAACAAGCGACTCGGGACAGAG GGTCTTGATCTTCCTGATGTACTCGTGGAAGTCGAAAAGCGTGGATCCTCTTTCGACGAGTTGCTAGCAGTTCCTGAACAAGATGAGTGGATATATAGCGATGGGAAATCAACTTCTTGTATCGCTTTCATCCTCGAAATGTACAAAGAAGGTGGCTTGTTTGATCCAATCTCTAGCTCCATCCAAGTCACTGAATTCACG ATCAAAGATGCTTACATGCTCAAGTTTTTCGAGAACAATGCAAGCCGTTTGCCCACATGGTGCAATGACAACGACGATGTAAAGCTTCCGTACTGTCAGATACTTGGGAAATACAGAATGGAGCTTCCAGATTACAACACTATGGAGCCATACCCGCATATGAACGAGCACTGCCCGTCTCTGCCTCCAAAGTACCACAGACCAAAGAACTGCTAG
- the LOC103866795 gene encoding fatty acid desaturase 4, chloroplastic, producing the protein MAVSFQTKYPLRPITNVSRTNRPSLLHVRVTCSATTTTTTKTQPIREKKLVVEKRFVSPPLSNDPTLKSTWTHRLWVAAGCTTLVASLAKSVIGGVGSHLWLEPALAGYAGYVLADLGSGVYHWAIDNYGDESTPLVGAQIEAFQGHHKWPWTITRRQFANNLHALARVITFTVLPLDLAFNDPVVHGFVSTFAFCIMFSQQFHAWAHGTKSKLPPLVVALQDMGVLVSRKQHGEHHRAPYNNNYCIVSGAWNKVLDESKAFEILEMVLFFKLGVRPRSWSEPNSEWTEETDLSSSQA; encoded by the coding sequence ATGGCTGTTTCATTTCAAACCAAGTACCCTCTAAGACCCATCACCAACGTCTCAAGAACCAACCGTCCTTCACTTCTCCATGTTCGTGTCACGTGCTCTGCTACTACCACAACCACCACAAAGACTCAGCCTATCCGTGAAAAGAAGCTTGTAGTTGAGAAACGTTTTGTGAGTCCTCCTCTTTCCAACGACCCAACTCTGAAGTCTACATGGACTCACCGCTTATGGGTTGCAGCTGGTTGCACCACCTTGGTGGCTTCTTTAGCTAAGTCTGTCATTGGAGGGGTTGGTTCTCATCTCTGGCTCGAACCAGCTTTAGCCGGTTATGCCGGGTACGTCTTGGCTGATCTTGGCTCTGGTGTGTACCACTGGGCCATTGATAACTACGGTGATGAGTCAACGCCACTTGTAGGAGCACAAATCGAAGCGTTTCAGGGTCACCACAAGTGGCCTTGGACAATCACCAGAAGACAATTCGCCAACAATCTACACGCTCTTGCGCGAGTCATAACCTTCACGGTGCTTCCACTAGACCTTGCGTTTAACGACCCTGTGGTTCATGGCTTTGTGAGCACATTTGCATTTTGCATAATGTTTAGCCAGCAGTTCCATGCTTGGGCTCACGGAACTAAGAGCAAGCTTCCACCTCTCGTCGTGGCGTTGCAGGACATGGGAGTGCTTGTTTCAAGGAAACAGCACGGGGAACATCACCGAGCACCGTATAACAACAATTACTGCATTGTGAGTGGGGCTTGGAACAAGGTTTTGGATGAAAGCAAGGCCTTTGAGATACTGGAGATGGTGTTGTTCTTCAAGCTCGGGGTGAGACCGAGGTCATGGAGCGAACCAAACTCTGAGTGGACAGAAGAAACTGACCTCTCCAGCAGCCAAGCGTAA
- the LOC103866785 gene encoding vacuolar protein sorting-associated protein 22 homolog 1, which translates to MRRRPGIGGLQKAAAARDQYRLLGENVAKLRTDMMKEQLATFKSQLEEFARKHKNDIRKNPAFRAQFHEMCAKVGVDPLASNKGFWAELLGIGDFYYELGVQIIEVCMLTRSLNGGLISLQELCSHLRQRRKKDREAVTEDDCLRAISKLKVLGSGFEVITIGKKKLVRSVPTELNKDHNQILELAQGQGFVTVEQVQRRLSWTSGRVIDALETLLEEGLAMIDNGIKDGKCQYWFPCVSSVYSFVGSDT; encoded by the exons ATGCGGCGACGACCAGGAATCGGAGGGCTACAAAAGGCCGCGGCTGCGCGG GATCAGTACCGGTTATTAGGAGAGAATGTGGCCAAGTTACGAACTGATATGATGAAAGAACAGCTCGCCACTTTCAAGTCCCAGCTTGAAGAGTTCGCTCGTAAACACAAG AATGACATTCGTAAAAATCCAGCCTTTAGAGCTCAGTTCCATGAAATGTGTGCTAAAGTTGGTGTGGATCCACTTGCTTCAAACAAGGGCTTCTGGGCTGAGCTTCTTGGAATTGGTGACTTCTACTATGAACTTG GCGTTCAGATTATTGAAGTTTGCATGCTTACAAGGTCCCTCAATGGAGGTTTGATCAGCTTGCAAGAGCTATGCAGCCATCTTCGTCAGAGAAGGAAGAAAGACCGTGAAGCTGTCACCGAAGATGATTGTCTCCGAGCTATTAGCAAGCTAAAG GTATTGGGTAGTGGATTTGAGGTCATCACAATTGGCAAGAAAAAGCTTGTCCGTTCAGTCCCCACTGAGCTCAACAAAGACCATAACCAAATCTTGGAGCTGGCTCAG GGTCAAGGCTTTGTGACTGTGGAACAAGTACAAAGACGGCTCTCGTGGACATCAGGTCGGGTCATAGATGCTCTCGAAACTTTGTTAGAG GAGGGCCTTGCAATGATCGACAATGGCATTAAAGACGGAAAATGTCAGTACTGGTTCCCTTGTGTCTCTTCTGTTTACTCATTTGTTGGTTCTGATACTTAA
- the LOC103866808 gene encoding microtubule-associated protein TORTIFOLIA1, with translation MSTPSSSASAAKPTRPARSSNATARSSSSNSNSNSHSLTSFQAMVEQKQKILTSISKLADRDTYQIAVEDLEKTIQSLTPETLPMFLNCLYDSCSDPKPAVKKECLHLLSYVCSLHSDSTAAHLTRIIAQIVKRLKDPDSGVRDACRDTIGALSGIYLKGREEGSNTLAVGLFVKPLFEAMGEQNKVVQSGAAMCMARMVESAATPPVASFQKLCPRICKLLSNSSFLAKASLLPVVSSLSQVGAIAPQSLESLLESIHDCLGSSDWVTRKAAAETLSSLASHSSSLLKDRTDSTLAALETCRFDKIKPVRETVTEALQLWKKISGKCLDGAPDESKSSSGEQLGSEKNGDKRSNLSDLMKKEASDGSILSPDSASKAKGGLPEKAAVMLKKKAPALSDKDFNPEFFQRLERRQSVEVVVPRRCKNEDGEELGPDDLNAMGSSNRFKNIQSNDHGFPDSKFHNLESGSDKLVKGRSDGNISQAGTSADDKAGGVNGKQTAGNHAAISDTDNHSDGSFTSNRGNWSAIQRQLLQLERQQTNLMNMLQEFIGGSHDSMVTLEGRVRGLERIVEDMARDLSISSGRRGNPTAGFGKYNSFANYSSGKYNGRGPGDRGSQPDGAMRGRMWSSDMQDDWFMHQHGASRNGQTGPRRSPRSEQYQNEHMGNGRRGWDNKAAGTIRYGEGPSARSVWQASKDEATLEAIRVAGEDGAVTRPTRVAAVPEAEAMGDEESEGQERDPIWSSWSNAMHSLRVGDVDSAYAEVLCAGDQHLIIKLMDKTGPSLDQMSNEIANEALNFIAQFLLDHNLYDICLSWIQQLLELVLQDGADTFGVPMELKSDILFNLQDACSTMDPPEEWEGPAPEELVMQLASVWEIDLQQFDK, from the exons ATGAGCACACCTTCGTCGTCCGCTTCCGCCGCGAAGCCAACGAGGCCAGCAAGATCATCGAACGCAACAGCTAGGTCATCCTCCTCCAATTCCAATTCCAATTCCCATTCCCTCACTTCATTCCAAGCCATGGTGGAGCAGAAGCAGAAGATCCTCACCTCAATCTCCAAACTCGCCGATCGAGACACATACCAGATCGCCGTCGAAGATCTCGAGAAAACCATCCAATCCCTCACCCCCGAAACCCTCCCCATGTTCCTCAACTGCCTCTACGACTCCTGCTCCGATCCCAAACCCGCCGTCAAAAAGGAGTGCCTCCACCTCCTCTCCTACGTCTGCAGCCTGCACTCCGATTCCACCGCGGCGCATCTCACCAGGATCATCGCTCAGATCGTTAAACGGTTGAAGGATCCCGATTCGGGAGTGAGGGACGCGTGTAGGGATACGATTGGTGCGTTGTCGGGGATTTATCTGAAAGGGAGAGAGGAAGGGAGTAATACGTTGGCGGTGGGGTTGTTCGTTAAGCCGTTGTTTGAGGCGATGGGGGAGCAGAATAAAGTGGTGCAATCTGGTGCGGCGATGTGTATGGCGAGGATGGTGGAATCGGCTGCTACTCCTCCGGTTGCTTCTTTTCAAAAGCTTTGCCCTAGAATCTGCAAGCTTTTGAGTAATTCTAGTTTCTTGGCTAAAGCTTCGCTTTTGCCCGTTGTTTCGAGTCTCTCTCAG GTAGGAGCCATTGCGCCTCAGAGCTTGGAGTCATTGCTAGAAAGTATTCATGATTGCCTTGGAAGTTCAGATTGGGTAACGCGAAAGGCTGCGGCTGAGACTTTGAGTTCACTTGCATCACATTCTAGCAGTTTGCTAAAGGACAGAACAGATTCCACTCTTGCGGCGCTTGAGACCTGTCGCTTTGACAAG ATTAAACCTGTCAGGGAAACTGTGACAGAGGCGCTACAGTTATGGAAAAAGATTTCTGGAAAATGTTTAGATGGTGCTCCAGATGAGTCAAAGAGTTCATCTGGTGAGCAGCTTGGTTCGGAGAAGAACGGGGATAAAAGGTCTAATCTATCTGATCTAATGAAAAAGGAGGCATCCGATGGTTCAATACTCTCACCGGATTCTGCTTCTAAAGCAAAAGGAGGTCTTCCTGAAAAAGCAGCAGTCATGTTGAAGAAGAAAGCACCTGCGTTAAGTGACAAGGACTTTAATCCTGAATTTTTCCAAAGACTAGAAAGAAGGCAATCCGTGGAAGTAGTAGTTCCTCGTAGATGTAAAAACGAAGATGGGGAAGAATTAGGACCCGATGATCTCAATGCCATGGGATCTTCAAATCGCTTCAAGAATATCCAATCAAATGATCATGGATTTCCAGATTCCAAGTTCCACAACTTAGAGTCTGGGAGTGATAAACTGGTAAAAGGTAGGTCTGATGGGAACATATCACAGGCTGGGACATCTGCTGATGATAAGGCTGGTGGTGTAAATGGAAAGCAGACAGCCGGAAATCACGCTGCTATCTCCGATACTGATAACCATTCTGACGGATCTTTCACAAGCAACAGAGGAAATTGGTCGGCGATCCAGAGGCAGTTATTGCAGCTAGAGAGACAACAGACTAATCTTATGAACATGCTCCAGGAGTTTATCGGTGGTTCACATGACAGTATGGTGACCTTAGAGGGCAGGGTAAGGGGTTTAGAGAGGATTGTTGAAGACATGGCAAGAGATCTTTCAATATCATCAGGTCGTAGGGGTAATCCCACAGCTGGATTTGGCAAATATAATAGCTTTGCAAATTACTCCTCTGGAAAATATAATGGCCGAGGTCCAGGAGACAGAGGCTCACAACCTGATGGAGCTATGAGGGGCAGGATGTGGAGTTCTGACATGCAGGATGACTGGTTCATGCATCAACATGGTGCTTCCAGAAACGGACAAACCGGGCCAAGAAGATCACCCCGGTCAGAACAGTATCAGAATGAGCACATGGGAAATGGCAGGAGAGGTTGGGATAATAAAGCAGCTGGGACTATTAGATATGGTGAAGGTCCCTCAGCAAGAAGTGTGTGGCAAGCATCAAAGGATGAAGCTACACTTGAAGCTATTAGAGTAGCCGGCGAGGATGGTGCAGTCACTCGTCCAACCCGAGTTGCTGCTGTCCCTGAAGCTGAAGCCATGGGAGATGAAGAAAGCGAAGGGCAGGAACGCGACCCGATATGGAGTTCATGGAGTAACGCAATGCACTCACTCCGTGTTGGGGACGTTGATTCTGCTTACGCAGAAGTACTCTGCGCCGGTGACCAGCACTTGATCATCAAGCTGATGGACAAGACAGGACCTTCTCTTGACCAGATGTCAAATGAGATTGCAAACGAAGCTCTTAATTTCATCGCCCAGTTTCTCCTAGATCACAATCTCTACGACATCTGCTTATCTTGGATTCAACAG TTGCTGGAACTAGTTTTGCAAGATGGTGCAGACACGTTTGGAGTTCCAATGGAGCTGAAGAGTGATATCTTGTTCAACTTACAAGATGCATGTTCAACCATGGACCCGCCTGAAGAATGGGAAGGTCCAGCGCCGGAAGAGCTCGTGATGCAGTTGGCTTCAGTTTGGGAAATCGATCTGCAACAATTCGACAAGTAA